Within Nocardia fluminea, the genomic segment GCAGTGTGTCGCCTATGCCGGTGGCCCATTTGGCCAGCGAGTTCGTGGTCAATGGTGCGGCGATGATCGCGTCGGCGGGCGGTAGGAGGTCGTCGGTTCCCGGTTGTTTGAACTCCCAGCGCACCGGGTGACCGGTCTGCGCAGTCAGTGCTTCGACATCGAGGAAGCGGACACCGTTGGGCGAGGCGACGACGCACACGTCCCAGCCGTCAGCTTTCGCGAGTTCGACCAGTTCGCCGACCGTGTCAGCTGGTGACGCGCCGGTCACGATCGCATACAGCACCCGAGTTCGCTCAGTCATGAGCCCATCATGGCAGCCTGACCAGGCGCTGTCCGATCTATACCACCGCTACACCTACACGGAGAGCGAGGTTGCCCAGGTCGTCCGCGGTGAGGCTGCGCTTGGCTTCTAGCATCATCTGAGCGACTGTCTCATGCACGGTATCCATGTTCCGGACATGTTCTGGCGCAATACTTTCAGCTCGCAAGAACGCATCGAGGGCGATCGCGTGGGCGCGACGTGCCGCCGCTGCACGCCCGACCTCGACCCAGTACTGGGCAGCCCGGCCCGGCGTCGGCAATGTCTGCGGTTTCAGCTTCCTCGCCAGGTCGAGCACGGTATCTGGCTCATGTGCTTCCATGGCGACCGACATCTTCCACAGCGCCACGTTCGACGAGCCGAAGGTGGTGTTGGAGATGACGGTGGAGTGGTCGGTCGGGATGGAGCGGTCGAGTCGTGCGGCGTACTCGGCCGCGTGTTCCAGGTGATCGCGGGGATCGCCGCCGGTGGCCGCTGTCGCCAACGATGCCTGCAAGTGCAGCATCCCGACCGTCTGCACATCGTTGGCGGTCTGTGCTCGTGATCCGATCTCGGCCGCAGTGCTTTCCGCGCGATCCAGCGCGGCCTTCAACGAAATCGGTCGCGTCAGTAGGACCTGGCTGCTGACAAACGCTGCCGCCGCGATCCCCGGTCGACTCTCGATAGTGCGTGCCGCGTCTTCGGCGGCTCGCGCGGCTGACCATGCGACCGCGAGATGGCCTCGGGCGCGCATCACCACGGATGTGTCGAAAGCGACCTGCGTCAACGCATCCCAGGCGATGCGCTGATCACCACCACTACTTTCGTGTGTGTGCCGGTAGAGGTCGGTGATCAACGGCCCCACCAGCAGCGCGAGAGTGGTGTACTCGCCGGCCATGTTGAGTCGCGTGATCGACCGGGTGGCGGTGAGGAGCGCGGAGATCGAGCGCAACGGTCCGGCGTCGGGAACGTTGCCTGCGGCCCACAAGGCGGTTTCGATGTCGCTCACCAGAGCGGTGAAGTCGTCGGAATCGGTCAGCGGTGCGTTCGTTCGGGCGGATTCTTGTTCAGGCGAGCCCGTGAAGGGCATCACGTTTCTTTCGAGGCTGGATTCGGTATTCGTTGGCAGATCCTCGGTAATCGAGGCAGTACGGTGTCGACGCGTGTCTTTCGAGTGCCTGGCCCTCCAGGCGGTTTCGCCTTCGGCAACGATCTGCTCGAATCGTTCCCGGTCTTGCGGCGTCGTACGTTTCGCGTAGGCGGTGTCCAGGATCTCCTGCTTTTCGGAACGGGGTTTGACCGCGCTCAGACCCGACCGCCAGTTGTTGACCGTGGTGGTCTCGACGCCGAGC encodes:
- a CDS encoding flavoprotein, whose translation is MTERTRVLYAIVTGASPADTVGELVELAKADGWDVCVVASPNGVRFLDVEALTAQTGHPVRWEFKQPGTDDLLPPADAIIAAPLTTNSLAKWATGIGDTLPLALLVEAVGAGLPVVAIPHAKHEQMNFPAIRQARERLAEWGVRFVRITEDADTGPLPWTSALNAVREPLIAAARIKHG